The genomic region GATGCTCAGGTTAATGTCACCAAGATTAAGGACGGTTACCGGTTTGAACCCTTGGGTACAGAGGTAACCGAACCGAATATTATTTTTTATCCGGGCGGTCTAGTTAAACCTGAAAGTTATTCTCCACTTGCCAGAGAAATGGCAGAGCAGGGTCACCGTGTATACATCGCGAACATGCCGATAAACTTGGCGATTTTCGGTCAAAACAAGGCTGACTCCTTTATCGAGGAACATCCTAACGAAGCGTTTGTTATTGGCGGCCATTCATTGGGCGGGTCATTCGCAGCACGGTATGCCGCGGAGCACAAGGAGAATTTGGAAGGCGTCTTTTTCTTGGCTTCTTATGCAGACGAAGGGGGTAGCTTGAAGAATACAGACTTGTCTATCTTACAGATTACAGGCTCGGACGACGGAGTGCTTAACTGGGAAGACTGGGAGAACTCCAAAGCAAATCTTCCGGAAAAAACGACATATGTAAGTATCGAGGGTGGTAATCACGGTCAATTTGGCTCATACGGTATGCAAAAAGGAGATAATCAACCTGTTATTACGGAAGAAAAGCAGTTGGAAGAGGTTGTCGCAGCACTGGAGAACTGGATGGATACTTTAAATTAAACTATTAAATGAATGTATTGAATGGATAAATTACGTGGTACAATCGAAGTCGCTATTTTAGCGGCTTTTTTTGTTTAAAGAATTGCTTTAATTACCACTAATCGTTAACATTAGAAGCACTGTCATCGAAGTAGCAGCAAAACGAAGGACAGCAAGAGTAAGACAGTAAAAGGAGAAAAGATTATGTTTTTCAAAAAATTCGCTTACACACTATTGATCATCATCGCCGCATTATTGTTCTCGGGCTGTACTTCACAGTCACTGCTTGATCTCGGCTCACCTCAAGTTTCGGAGGATATGGGATTTGATGAGGTTGCCGACTATATCTCTGAGCACAATGAACTCCCGCCAAATTACATTACCAAGAAAGAGGCCAGGGATCTGGGATGGGAACCAAGTGAAGGGAACCTGCATGAAGTGGCTCCAGGCAAAAGCATCGGCGGTGACGTATTCAGAAACCGGGAAGGATTACTCCCCAACAAAAAAGGCCGTATCTGGTACGAAGCCGATATAAATTACTCAGGAGGTCGGCGCGGAAGCGATCGAATTCTATACTCGAATGATGGTCTAATCTACCAGACGACAGATCATTATAAGTCATTTGAACAGTTAAAATAAATGGAGGGATTGCTATGAGCATCATTCAGATTAACGGAAACGATTTTCACAGCAAGGAAGAGCTTCATCAAAGTCTTCAAAACCAGCTTGAGTTAGATGAGAGCTATGGAGGCAATTTGGACGCACTATGGGATGTCTTGACTGGCGCTGTAAGCATGCCGCTTACTTTTCAATGGATCGGGTTCGAGAAGAGCAAAGAGATTCTTGGAGATTACGCTGACCAAGTCATGGAATTGTTGCGGGAAGTTGAAGCAGAGATCCAAGGATTCACGTTGGAACTATATTATTGAAAAGTATTATTGGGATTATGAGGCGATGGGCAACCATCGCTTTTTTGGTTTTCCACTACAGTTTGACTGAGACTCATGTCTAGATCATGCTATTTTCATGGCTTAATAATCAAGGTTGGAGTTAATAGACTTCCTTATACTTTAAGCATGGAATAGGATAGGCAGGATTTTAATCGTTTGTTAACGCTTGGATATGTAAGCGTATACTATTCCGAAGTGAACCATCGTATTGTCTGCATTAGTTAACACGAATAACAACATCTAGGGGGCAGAGAAATAATGAGAGCCGTATCAAAAGTGCTAGGAGCTTGTCTCGTAACAAGTGTTGTGCTAGTTTCCGCTGGTTGCGGAAATGCTGCAGAGAATTCCGAATCAAATACCAGTGATCCCAACAGTCCGATTACATTTAGCTTTTTCGGCGCAGATGCAAGTCCCAACTGGAACAAAATGCAAGATGCTGTAGGGAAGAAAATTACGGAAGAAACCGGTGTAAGCATTGATGCAGAATTCGATATCTCGAGCGGAGGCGGCAACGACCGTATCTCCCTGATGGCTGCCAGTGGTGATTATCCCGACCTGATCTTCCCCAAAGGCAACTTAACCAGACTCGTTGATGCTGGTGCAATGGTTGATTTGACGGAGCTGATCGAAGAACATGCCCCCAATTTGAAAAAAATCTACGGTGAGCACTTCAATCGGTTGAAATACAGCAATGATGATCCTTCAATCTATTGGATTCCAACCAACGGTGCAATCGATCAAGTTAGCTTCGATGCCACGAACGGTGCGGCTATTCAACATCGTGTAGTCAAGGAACTCGGGTATCCTGAGATCAAAACCTTAAACGATTTCGAAAATGTGCTACGTGACTTTTACGAGAAGAATCCGACAACAGAAGATGGCCAACCTACAATTCCACTGACGCTTAGTGCAGATGGATGGCGGCGAATGATCACGGTTACCGATCCAGCTGCCATGTCTACGGGTGGCCCTGGAGATGGGGAGTATTTCATCGATCCTGACACTTACGAGGCTGTTCTCCATTACAAGCGGCCAGAGGAAAAGGAATATTTCCGGTGGTTGAACAAGATGTACAATGAAGGGTTGCTGGACAAAGACAGTTTTGTTCAAAAAGATGACCAGTACAAATCGAAAATCGCCAGCGGACGCGTGCTTTCTTTGCTTGATCCAAACTGGGGATTCAGTGATGCGGAAAATGCGCTGAAAAGTGCAGGGAAAGACGACATGACCTACGGATTCTATCCGGTAACACTGGATGACAGTTTTCAGCGCAAAGACTTCCAAAATATTGGTTTTGACGGTTATGGCATTGGCATAACGGTCGATTGTGAAGATCCTGTCCGGGCCATCAAATTTTTGGATTGGATGTCTTCCGAAGAAGGGCAAGTATTGAGAAACTGGGGCGTTGAAGGCGAGCAATATAACGTGGAAGACGGTGTTCGCACCATCCCGGCAGATGTACAGGAACGTAAAAACAAAGACAATAACACATTTACCAAAGAAACCGGCGTAGGTTTGTACTACATTTTTGGTGCTCATTACGGAGATGGTGTTAAAGATTCAACGGATAACTACTATACAACCAATTATCCCGAACAGATTCAGCAAAGTTATTCTGATGAGGAAAAAGAAGCTCTGAAAGGCTATGGCATCACGACCTGGAAGGACTTGTTCCCTTCCGAAGAGGAATTCCCGGTAAAAGAGTGGGGCGCGGCTTACAATATGCCGATTCCATCTGATAGCGGAGATTATAATGTGGTGTATCAGAAAACACAGGATATTATTCAGAAACGGATCGCCGAAGCGATTACATCCTCTCCGAGTGCTTTTGAAGGCATATATGACAATATGATTGCTGAACTTGATAATGCAGGTGCAGTAGGCATGGAACAGCAGTATACAGAGTGGATTAAAGATCGCGTTAGACTGTGGACTGGAAAAGAGATCAATTAACTAACAGATATGATCATAATAAACGGATCAGATTCAACTCCCGATCCTGTAAAGAAAACATCGAGCCATGCAGGATGGCTCGATGTTTTTTTTGCTTTCATTGAATAAGCCGGTCATGATCTTGGTAATGCCTCCATCGCATCACGCCGTCGTTTGATATATCTACCCGGGGAGATGCCGACCATTTTGGTAAAACTGCGAATAAAATTGGCATAGTCACTGAATCCCGACTGAAAGCACGCATCCGTAATACTCATTCCTTCAGACAGGTGGAATTTGGCCCGTTCAATACGGCGACCCAACATGTAGGACCGGATCGTCAATCCGGTATGTTTCTTAAATTGGCGGCTAATGTAGGTGCTGTTCATATAGAACTCTTCGGCAAGTTTGCGAAGTGTAATGTCTTGATGTAGATGTATTTCAATATAATCCATGGTTTCACGAACCAGTTCAGGCATAATGTCATGGGGAACAAAGGAATTGTTATGAAACCAGACGTTAATCATGAGTAATAATTGGGCTACGGCTGCATTTATTTTGATGTCGGTGCCATAAGTATCAGAAGCAAGCAATTCTTCCAGTTCGTTCGTCCATTGCAGCATCTGTTTCAAGTTATAATCGTCTAAATGTACGATGTTGCCTGTCCCTTTGGGGCGATGATCAAAACATGATGATAAATTGGTTGATGGTGTAGACAACTGATATAAATATGTTTTTTTGAGATTGATGGTTATTCGTTCATACTCAGATTCATCCAGAATAAAGGCTCGGTGCATCTCCTCAGGTGACATCACAAGTAGATCCCCCGGCTGCACATGATAGCATCGATTATCTACATAGAAATGAACGTTGCCACGAAGAAACAGATAGATCTCATATGCATTATGGCGATGGTAAATGGTATCCAGCTTATACGTAGTTACGCGGTGTAGATACAGGAATTCAGGCTGGATAGGGTCATAGAAACACTCAGAGGATCCACTCATGAAGCACCTCCCGTCATTTCACGCAATAAATAGAGCGCTTTACGCAATGAAATTGTATTCAGCTTACCTTAAAATGTAATCATCCTATCATGATACCTTTTGTATTGCAAACGCTTTCGGAGTAATGTGAAGATTAATACGTTTACAGGGGGATTCTTTCGATGAATCATAATTCTACATCACATGCTAATGTGCAAAAGCAAGACCCGTCAGCCAATCTGAAGAGTGTTAGAGGAGAGATTGGAAAGCTTCATCCCAACGGTAACCCTCTGATGGCCCACAAATTCGGAGCCGATCCCTATGCTTTGGTATTTAACAATCGAGTCTACTTATATATGACTAGCGATAAGCTGGAATATGATCAGGATGGTCTTCCTCAGAAAAACAGTTATAGTTCAATCAATCGGATTACGGTGATTTCTTCAGATGATTTGGTCAATTGGACGGATCATGGCGAGATTAGAGTTGCTGGACCTCAAGGTGCTGCGACATGGGCTTCGCAATCCTGGGCCCCGGCCGCTGCTCATCGAATTATTGAAGGTAAAGACCGCTTCTTTTTATATTTCGCAAATAATGCCAGTGGAATCGGTGTATTGTCCGCACCAACACCTGTAGGTCCATGGGTAGATCCTATAGGAAAAGCACTCATTACAAGAGAGACTTCGGGAGTAGAAGAAGTGACCTGGTTATTCGATCCTGCTGTGTTCGTAGATGACGATCACCAAGCCTACATATACTTCGGTGGTGGTATTCCAGAGGGGAAGGCCGAGAGACCGGACACGGCAAGAGTGATGCGATTGGGAGATGATATGATCAGCGTTGTTGGCAAAGCAAAGGTCATCCCGGCGCCATATATGTTTGAGGATTCAGGAATACATAAATATAATAATATGTACTACTATACGTATTGCTCCAATTTTGACGAGGGTGATCGGCTAGAGGGAGATCCACCACCCGGTGAAATCGCATATATGACTAGCGTTCAGCCAATGGGACCATGGACATATCAGGGAACGTTGCTTCAGAATCCGGGTCACTTTTTTGATGTTGGCGGCAACAACCATCATGCTATATTCCAACTGGCGGATCAGTGGTACATTGCCTACCATGCCCAGACGTTGTGCCAAGCCATGAATATACCGGAAGGTTACCGCTCAACGCATCTCAATCGAGTGGAACATGACGAAACCTCTGGTCGGATCAAGAAGGTGCAAGCAGATTATCAGGGCGTAGATCAGATCAAGTGGTTCGATCCCTATCAACAGGTGACTGGTTCGACGATTGGGTGGAGTAGCGGCGTATCAACAGAGCAATGTCTTAACTCGAATGAGACGTCTGCTGAGATGGCAGCATCAGATTCGAATGTGATTTCTGCTAAGTTGCAAAGTGACAGTTGGATCGCTATATCGAACGTCGACTTTGGTAGTGAGGGACCTACAATCTTCAAAGCCCTTATTTTGAATCAAGCAACCGAAGGTGTGTTAGAGCTTCGGCTTGATCGTTCAGACGGACCGTTAATTGGAGAGCTGATTATCCCTTCCGCGACCGGATCACTTCACTGGGTGGAGCTAACAACTGAAGTTACGGGTGCGCAAGGTGAGCATGACTTGTATATTATGTTTAATGGTTCAACAGACAGCTCGACCATCCTATTACGAGAATGGAAGTTTAATAGACAAAATGAGGTGTAATTGAAGCATGTATCCGAATCCAATTATTTGGGCCGATTACCCGGATCTTGACGTCATTCGTGTAGAGGACACATATTATATGGTCAGTACAACTATGCACATGATGCCGGGATGTGTCATTCTGCGTTCATATGATCTCATTCATTGGGAAGTAGCCACCTATGTATATGATAGGCTTGACGACACACCAGCCCAGCGGCTGGAGAATGGTCAGCACATTTATAGCAAAGGCATGTGGGCTGCATCCCTTCGTTATCATCAAGGGATGTTCTATGTGATCTTTGTCGCGAATGATACCCGAAAAACATACTTATACACATCCACCTCCATCTTGGGAGTATGGAAAAAGCAGATCGTAGAAGGTTTCTACCATGATTGCTCCTTATTTTTCGACGATGATGAACGGATATATCTCGTTTACGGTAATACCGAGATCTATCTGACCGAATTAAGCGCTGATCTGTCTGGGCCCAAACCTGGTGGATTGCATCGTTTGATCGTAAAAGACGAGCAGCCTTACCACCTTGGTTATGAAGGAGCACATTTCTACAAGATCAATGGTAAGTATATGGTGTTTCTGATTCATATCACGAAAGCTTCCGGGCGAAGAACACAGGCATTTTACATGGCTGACTCACTTGAAGGTGTCTTCACGGGTGGGGAAGTATTCAATGATGATATGGGTTATTTCAATTCAGGTATTGCTCAAGGCGGCATCGTGGATACGTCGGATGGGGACTGGTATGCAATGCTTTTTCAGGATCATGGGGCTGTTGGCCGCATTCCTGTTTTGGTTCCGCTACATTTTGATCAAAATACTCCGGTATTTGCAAGCAAAGCTCCGAAACAGATTGATATCCCAAGCACCAGACCTGAGCACCGTTATAACCCGTTGGTAGGCAGCGACCGTTTCAATTATGAAGCTGAAGAAGATGGAAGTGTACGCCTACGCGATTTTTGGCAATGGAATCATACACCTCATGATGAACTCTGGTCCGTTTCAGAGAAACCGGGAGTTTATCGTGTTCGTACTGGACAGATCAGCCCAAATCTGACGTTTGCCGTAAACACACTAACCCAGCGTTCCATGGGGCCCGCTTGCGAAGCAACGGTCACGCTGGATGGCAGTCATCTGAAGGATGGAGATTTTGCGGGACTGTGTTTCCTGATCGGTTCATACGGTATGATCGCTCTTACGAGACAGGAAGGTAAGTTTTACTTGGTCATGCATGCTAGAGATAGTGTAGATTCAACGATATTTGGTAATCTGATCGATCAGGAGCCTGCTGCTGAACATTCACGTGTTCCGGTATCAGCCCCCGTAGTTAAACTGAAAGCATACGGAAATTTTGAGAACAATCTGGATGAGTGCTCTTTTGCCTACTTCGATGGAACTGAATGGGTAGAGATAGGGATTGCCCATAAAATGATATATAAACTGGATCATTTTATGGGTTGCCGGATAGGGTTGTTCCTATATTCAACTGAAATGGTTGGAGGAACAGCTGATTTTTCGAGTTTCGAATATCGCGTGATTCATCCTGATTGAGCACAATGATGAGAACAGTGAGAATTTGTAAAAGCCGCCGAACAGCGGCTTTTCGTATTCAATGGGTATAAGTTGTTGTACAATGATATGGATTCAAATCGACAGAGAGAAGAGAGATGTTCAAACCGAACTGGGGGCATGTCATCATGTATAAGAGATGTCTGGACATAACAAGATGGACCTTCATTCTGTTTCTTGCTGTGTCCATACCAGCAGGTCATACCGAAGGGAACTCCAAACAATATCATCCGCAGCCAGATGGGCAGCAGATTCAACTTCCCTCTACGATTGAGAGGTATTCTCCTCCCATAGAGGTCTCTTTTGTCAGGGAAACTGGAGATGACCTTGAGCGAATGATTAACCAGTTGCCTGGTGAGACGATGCTGGATAATCGTTGGACTCGTTTGTACGAGAAAGAACTAGGTATTCAAATTCATTATGACTGGATTGCGAACGGGGATGTGTACAGTCAGAAGCTGGGTGTATCCCTCGCTGCAGGACGTTTCCCGGATATGGTCAAAGTGAATCCATATCAACTTAGACAACTAAGCAATGCTGGAATGATCGAAGATTTAACCGATGTGTACCAAGAGTACGCTTCCCCACTAACAAAGCGTATTTTGGAGGCGGAGGGAAGAGGAGCATTCGACGCGGCAACCATTGACGGCAAACTTATGGCGATTCCCGAATCATCTTCCTCCATTGAGACTGCGCAGTACCTGTGGATTAGAACCGATTGGTTGGAGCATCTGGGGCTACGGCCGCCTGAAACGCTGGAAGATGTGCTTCAAATATCGAAAGCGTTTACACAGAGAGATCCCGACGGGAACGGAGAGCAGAATACGTACGGACTGGCTCTAACGAATCATTTATGGGATCCCGTTATGGGAGCTGCTGGATTCATGTCCGGATATGGTGCCTTCCCTAATATATGGGTCAAAGATGCAGAAGGAAACCTCACTTATGGAGGCATACAGCCTGAAGTTCGCGAGGCGCTGCAAGTATTGCAAACGATGTATCTCGAAGGCCAATTTGATCCAGATTTTGGTTACAAAAGTGGCAGCAAGGCGTTTCGTATGGTTCAGGATGGGAGAATAGGGATGCTCTACGGCGAACAGTGGACATCCTTTATGCTTCAGACTACACGGGCTACAGATACAGATGTAGAATGGCAGGCATATCCAATTGCTGCGAAGTCAGGCAGAGACCTGAAGGTACCTCTCCGTTCTAACACAGGGCAATACTTTGCTGTAAAAAAAGGGTTCTCTAACCCGGAAGTTGTCGTTAAGCTCATGAATCTGCATCTCGAAACGAACTGGGGGGATGAGGCAGAGTACGAAACCTATTACAATGATGATTCCCGAGCCGTGTGGATGCTCTCACCGGTTACGCCTTTTCCCGGTAATAAAAATATAGATGCCTACAAACAAATCCGTGATGCCAGAAGCACAGGAGACTTCTCTGTTCTCCAGAATGAAGCTCTCGCCATTCACAAACGAATTGCAGCCTATGAATCGGAAGGTGTGGATAGCGGCTGGGGTTGGAAACAAACCTATGGACCTTCGGGTGCCTTTAGCATTGCAGATTCATATGAGAAAAACGGCCAACTTCTCTATGATGAGTTCACGGGCGGTATTACGGACACGATGGTTGATCGACAGATTATTCTTCGGGATCTTCAGCTTGAAGCTTATATGAACATTATTCTCGGTAAGCCAATAGATGAGTTTGATCGATTTGTAGAGAACTGGCGCAAGCTGGGTGGAGATCAGATTACATCGGAAGTTAACGCGTGGTATACAACCAACAAGCCAAAAGAGCACTAACGTTCTCATTCACTTTACTCATATAAGGAACTAATTTAGCTTTTGGCATTGGAGGTGATGTATTGATCAAGATCCCTGCTAAATCATGGTTTAACAGTATATTTGCACGCTTAATCATCACCTATCTCGTATTTGTGCTTCCCCTTATTCTTCTTGGCGTGTATCTATATCACTGGAGTTATGATAATGCAAGCCAGGAAATATCCTTGTCAACGGAGAGACGATTGAACCAATATGTCGTGGAATTGAACAGGGAGCTGGAATGGATGGAGTTACAGCAGTTTGATATCGTCGAGGATCGTAAACTGAATCGTCTGGCTATTCTCTGGGAGATGATGGATCAGGTTGAGCGTCGTGATACGTTGAATTATTTATCGGAACGCCTCGCTACGTTCAAAAACAGCACGGCTTACATCAAGAACGTTCATGTACATATCCCTACAGTCGACAAAAGTATATCCGCTACACAAGGCATCGACGATTTCGATAAAAGTTCGTATCTGTACTTCAGTTCAGGCACAGAAGGAAAAGGTACACGATTCACTGTGAAAGAGGACACCCTGAACTTGAGTGCAGTCCGGTTGACAGGCAAGAGAGAAGAAGCGCCGCTTTTTGTCATTCAAGTGGAACTGGATACCGAGCATTTTCAAAATGAACTCACGCGGCTTAATTTGTACCCGGAGAGTTCAACTTTTCTGATGGAGGACAAAACGGGACATGCCATCACAGATAAGCAAGAAAGTAGTGTTATTCTGGCGAATTACCGTGAGCACAGTGTAAAAGGTACACTTGATGGTTTTCGGATGAAAGTGGGGGACACCATGTATCATGTGAGTCAGTTGCATATGGACTCGCTGGGAATATCCGTAGCTACATATTTGCCTGAAGAAATTGTAACCAGACCACTTAGCAAGTTCTATCATTGGGCTTGGTTATTTGCCATTACATCATTTGTTGCGATCACGGCTTATCTCTATTCAAGCTACAAGCTGATCCACATTCCATTGTTATTGTTGGTGAAAAGGTTCAAAAAAATGGAGGGAGGCGTACTTGATGTTCCCATCGCGCACAATCGAAAGGACGAGTTTGGCTTCCTCTACACCCGGTTCAATCAGATGATTGAAAATCTTCAATCTCTGATCGATCGAGATTTCAAAAAAACAATGATGATGCAACGGGCCGAGTTGAAACAGCTACAATCCCAGATTAATCCTCATTTTCTGTACAATAGCTTCTTTATTCTAAATTCGCTTGCAAGAACAGGCGAAACAGAACGTATTGAGCAATTCACTAACATGCTTGGTGAGTATTTCAGGTTCATTACCCGGAATGAAACAGATCATGTCCAGTTGAAAGAGGAAGTGGAGCATTCACGAATCTATACGGATATCCAACAGTTGCGATTTTCCAGACGAATCAAGGTCGATTTCGGGACACTACCTGCTAATATGGAACATATTCACGTTCCGAGGCTCATCATTCAACCCATTATTGAGAACGCCTATGAACACAGCCTGGAAAAGAATACGGATTCCGGTCTTCTACTCATCCGATTCAATCTTGAAGGTTCGCATGCCGAGATCACGGTGGAGGACAACGGGAATGAGTTAGAGGAAGGACACATCCATGTTCTCCAACAACGTATGCATAAAGACGGAGGTACAGAAGAAATGACTGGCTTAATGAATATACACCGACGTCTGGTCCTGACGTATGGAGAAGGAAGTGGCCTTTTCCTATCCAGAAGTGAACTGCAGGGATTAAAAGTCACAATTCGAATCCAGTGGAAAGAGGGAGAAAACGAATGTATCGACTTTTAATTGTAGATGACGAGGAAATTATTACGGACAGTCTTTATGAAACGTTTGCCAGACATATGCCTGACCGGCTTGACGTATGCAAGGCCTATTCCGCGGCGGAAGCTTTGTCCTGGATGCGTAGATCAAGAATCGATATCGTGTTAACGGACATCCGCATGCCGGGGATGAGTGGCCTGGAACTGACCGAGCAGATTCAAGCTAGTTGGCCGAACTGTCGCGTCATTTTCCTGACAGGACATAGCGATTTTGATTATGCTTATCGAGCTTTTCAGATGTCCAATGTGCGTTATTTGCTCAAAACGGAAGGCTATGACAAGGTACTGTCTGTTGTCGAAAATGTGATGGAAGAGATCCGGCAGAGTCACAGTATGCTTGAATTATTGGAACGATCCCGTGAAGTAAACTCCCAGCTTGCAGTGATTCAGCAAGAGGAATATTTGCGGAAGCTACTTCAGGATTGTACTACAATCATATCTAATCCGCTTGTAATGCAAGATGAATTCACGAAACGAAATATTCCCTTGCAGGTGAACTCGCCAGTGTATCTCATACTGGGCCGGTTTAACACCCCACCAGAAACAGGATCGGAGCTCACACAACTCCAGGAATCTGTGCGCATTATCGGCTCTTCGCTAATGCATGAGCGTACAGTGTACGTCAGTGTAACGGATCATCATGGGGATACGATCTGGCTGCTTCAGCCGAAGCAGGAGCAAGAGATGGCGAATGATAAACTTGTGCGATTTCTGGAGGGGACATTGGAACTGGTACA from Paenibacillus sp. FSL R5-0341 harbors:
- a CDS encoding alpha/beta hydrolase codes for the protein MKTAQRTNKWKKIIMWTILSIVIIVAGVFVYLNSVTYSPSERAETAMTSDAQVNVTKIKDGYRFEPLGTEVTEPNIIFYPGGLVKPESYSPLAREMAEQGHRVYIANMPINLAIFGQNKADSFIEEHPNEAFVIGGHSLGGSFAARYAAEHKENLEGVFFLASYADEGGSLKNTDLSILQITGSDDGVLNWEDWENSKANLPEKTTYVSIEGGNHGQFGSYGMQKGDNQPVITEEKQLEEVVAALENWMDTLN
- a CDS encoding glycoside hydrolase family 43 protein; translation: MNHNSTSHANVQKQDPSANLKSVRGEIGKLHPNGNPLMAHKFGADPYALVFNNRVYLYMTSDKLEYDQDGLPQKNSYSSINRITVISSDDLVNWTDHGEIRVAGPQGAATWASQSWAPAAAHRIIEGKDRFFLYFANNASGIGVLSAPTPVGPWVDPIGKALITRETSGVEEVTWLFDPAVFVDDDHQAYIYFGGGIPEGKAERPDTARVMRLGDDMISVVGKAKVIPAPYMFEDSGIHKYNNMYYYTYCSNFDEGDRLEGDPPPGEIAYMTSVQPMGPWTYQGTLLQNPGHFFDVGGNNHHAIFQLADQWYIAYHAQTLCQAMNIPEGYRSTHLNRVEHDETSGRIKKVQADYQGVDQIKWFDPYQQVTGSTIGWSSGVSTEQCLNSNETSAEMAASDSNVISAKLQSDSWIAISNVDFGSEGPTIFKALILNQATEGVLELRLDRSDGPLIGELIIPSATGSLHWVELTTEVTGAQGEHDLYIMFNGSTDSSTILLREWKFNRQNEV
- a CDS encoding extracellular solute-binding protein, translating into MYKRCLDITRWTFILFLAVSIPAGHTEGNSKQYHPQPDGQQIQLPSTIERYSPPIEVSFVRETGDDLERMINQLPGETMLDNRWTRLYEKELGIQIHYDWIANGDVYSQKLGVSLAAGRFPDMVKVNPYQLRQLSNAGMIEDLTDVYQEYASPLTKRILEAEGRGAFDAATIDGKLMAIPESSSSIETAQYLWIRTDWLEHLGLRPPETLEDVLQISKAFTQRDPDGNGEQNTYGLALTNHLWDPVMGAAGFMSGYGAFPNIWVKDAEGNLTYGGIQPEVREALQVLQTMYLEGQFDPDFGYKSGSKAFRMVQDGRIGMLYGEQWTSFMLQTTRATDTDVEWQAYPIAAKSGRDLKVPLRSNTGQYFAVKKGFSNPEVVVKLMNLHLETNWGDEAEYETYYNDDSRAVWMLSPVTPFPGNKNIDAYKQIRDARSTGDFSVLQNEALAIHKRIAAYESEGVDSGWGWKQTYGPSGAFSIADSYEKNGQLLYDEFTGGITDTMVDRQIILRDLQLEAYMNIILGKPIDEFDRFVENWRKLGGDQITSEVNAWYTTNKPKEH
- a CDS encoding AraC family transcriptional regulator, which codes for MSGSSECFYDPIQPEFLYLHRVTTYKLDTIYHRHNAYEIYLFLRGNVHFYVDNRCYHVQPGDLLVMSPEEMHRAFILDESEYERITINLKKTYLYQLSTPSTNLSSCFDHRPKGTGNIVHLDDYNLKQMLQWTNELEELLASDTYGTDIKINAAVAQLLLMINVWFHNNSFVPHDIMPELVRETMDYIEIHLHQDITLRKLAEEFYMNSTYISRQFKKHTGLTIRSYMLGRRIERAKFHLSEGMSITDACFQSGFSDYANFIRSFTKMVGISPGRYIKRRRDAMEALPRS
- a CDS encoding glycoside hydrolase 43 family protein; this encodes MYPNPIIWADYPDLDVIRVEDTYYMVSTTMHMMPGCVILRSYDLIHWEVATYVYDRLDDTPAQRLENGQHIYSKGMWAASLRYHQGMFYVIFVANDTRKTYLYTSTSILGVWKKQIVEGFYHDCSLFFDDDERIYLVYGNTEIYLTELSADLSGPKPGGLHRLIVKDEQPYHLGYEGAHFYKINGKYMVFLIHITKASGRRTQAFYMADSLEGVFTGGEVFNDDMGYFNSGIAQGGIVDTSDGDWYAMLFQDHGAVGRIPVLVPLHFDQNTPVFASKAPKQIDIPSTRPEHRYNPLVGSDRFNYEAEEDGSVRLRDFWQWNHTPHDELWSVSEKPGVYRVRTGQISPNLTFAVNTLTQRSMGPACEATVTLDGSHLKDGDFAGLCFLIGSYGMIALTRQEGKFYLVMHARDSVDSTIFGNLIDQEPAAEHSRVPVSAPVVKLKAYGNFENNLDECSFAYFDGTEWVEIGIAHKMIYKLDHFMGCRIGLFLYSTEMVGGTADFSSFEYRVIHPD
- a CDS encoding ribonuclease domain-containing protein; the protein is MFFKKFAYTLLIIIAALLFSGCTSQSLLDLGSPQVSEDMGFDEVADYISEHNELPPNYITKKEARDLGWEPSEGNLHEVAPGKSIGGDVFRNREGLLPNKKGRIWYEADINYSGGRRGSDRILYSNDGLIYQTTDHYKSFEQLK
- a CDS encoding barstar family protein; the encoded protein is MSIIQINGNDFHSKEELHQSLQNQLELDESYGGNLDALWDVLTGAVSMPLTFQWIGFEKSKEILGDYADQVMELLREVEAEIQGFTLELYY
- a CDS encoding ABC transporter substrate-binding protein, with the translated sequence MRAVSKVLGACLVTSVVLVSAGCGNAAENSESNTSDPNSPITFSFFGADASPNWNKMQDAVGKKITEETGVSIDAEFDISSGGGNDRISLMAASGDYPDLIFPKGNLTRLVDAGAMVDLTELIEEHAPNLKKIYGEHFNRLKYSNDDPSIYWIPTNGAIDQVSFDATNGAAIQHRVVKELGYPEIKTLNDFENVLRDFYEKNPTTEDGQPTIPLTLSADGWRRMITVTDPAAMSTGGPGDGEYFIDPDTYEAVLHYKRPEEKEYFRWLNKMYNEGLLDKDSFVQKDDQYKSKIASGRVLSLLDPNWGFSDAENALKSAGKDDMTYGFYPVTLDDSFQRKDFQNIGFDGYGIGITVDCEDPVRAIKFLDWMSSEEGQVLRNWGVEGEQYNVEDGVRTIPADVQERKNKDNNTFTKETGVGLYYIFGAHYGDGVKDSTDNYYTTNYPEQIQQSYSDEEKEALKGYGITTWKDLFPSEEEFPVKEWGAAYNMPIPSDSGDYNVVYQKTQDIIQKRIAEAITSSPSAFEGIYDNMIAELDNAGAVGMEQQYTEWIKDRVRLWTGKEIN